A stretch of Corallococcus macrosporus DNA encodes these proteins:
- a CDS encoding M23 family metallopeptidase has protein sequence MRSTLQRLLVTFALFALPAVSSAQTMFRFPASQLADQCGNGGCTVSAYKDYGGRDYACGGVRYSGHTGTDYALVGGFSKMDYGVWAMNAARGYVESSVDGYYDRCNYWNQSNPYAACGLYTANYIIMRHPDNTQTWYWHLKAYTQQYARGTQLACGNWIARVGSSGASTGPHLHFEYWVPGYGTDDPYAGSCGTPYTRWTAQGAYRGLPGITCQ, from the coding sequence ATGCGCTCGACCCTTCAGCGGCTCCTGGTGACGTTCGCGCTGTTCGCGCTTCCGGCGGTCTCCTCCGCGCAGACGATGTTCCGCTTCCCCGCGTCGCAGCTGGCGGATCAGTGCGGCAACGGCGGCTGCACGGTGAGCGCCTACAAGGACTACGGCGGCCGGGACTACGCCTGCGGCGGCGTGCGCTACAGCGGGCACACGGGCACGGACTACGCGCTGGTGGGCGGGTTCTCCAAGATGGACTACGGCGTCTGGGCGATGAACGCCGCCCGGGGCTACGTCGAGTCGTCGGTGGATGGGTACTACGACCGGTGCAACTACTGGAACCAGTCCAATCCCTATGCCGCGTGCGGCCTCTACACGGCGAACTACATCATCATGCGGCACCCGGACAACACGCAGACCTGGTACTGGCACCTGAAGGCATACACGCAGCAGTACGCCCGGGGCACCCAGCTCGCCTGCGGCAACTGGATTGCTCGCGTGGGTTCGTCCGGCGCGTCCACGGGCCCGCACCTGCACTTCGAGTACTGGGTCCCGGGCTACGGCACGGATGACCCGTACGCGGGCTCCTGCGG